One segment of Carya illinoinensis cultivar Pawnee chromosome 13, C.illinoinensisPawnee_v1, whole genome shotgun sequence DNA contains the following:
- the LOC122291070 gene encoding aluminum-activated malate transporter 8-like yields the protein MDIASSKFENVGPFTRAWEWLKALPVKLWAMAVEFANKMKKLGQDDPRKIVHSLKVGVAITLVSLFYYVRPLFDRFGENGIWAVLTVVLVFEFSVGATLGKGLNRMLATLSAGALAVGVDRVATLFDRTGQAIVIGILIFIIVATVTFMRFFPALKARYDYGLSIFIMTFCLVSVSSYGDDEFLEMACERLYTIIIGSFIAIIVCICVCPVWIGETLQNQIANNLEKLGNFLEGFGREYFRLPEEGHSTDDKSFLYGYKSVLTSKDKEETMANLARWELWHYRFGFRHPWNRYLKVGTLTRQCAYKLEDLNSYLKYFEIQTPTEFRREMQEPCIKICSESGKALKELASAIKKIRQSTSVNFHVANLKIAAENLKSLLNTSTFENANLREIIPTAAVGLILIDIVPCTEKIVEAFQELASRARFERMDDRVSPSNDV from the exons ATGGATATTGCTTCTTCAAAGTTTGAAAATGTTGGACCTTTCACTCGTGCATGGGAATGGCTCAAGGCCTTGCCTGTAAAGTTATGGGCTATGGCAGTCGAGTTTGCAAATAAGATGAAGAAACTTGGACAAGATGATCCCCGAAAAATAGTCCATTCGCTCAAAGTAGGAGTGGCTATCACGTTGGTTTCCTTGTTCTATTATGTCCGACCGCTCTTCGACCGTTTTGGTGAAAATGGAATATGGGCGGTTTTAACCGTCGTTTTAGTCTTCGAGTTTTCAGTTG GAGCAACATTGGGAAAAGGCCTAAACAGGATGCTGGCAACGTTGTCCGCTGGTGCGCTAGCTGTCGGAGTTGATCGGGTGGCAACTCTCTTCGATAGGACGGGACAAGCCATAGTAATTGGAATCTTAATCTTTATAATAG TTGCAACGGTAACATTTATGAGATTCTTTCCTGCACTGAAGGCAAGATACGATTATGGACTGTCGATATTCATAATGACTTTCTGCTTGGTATCTGTATCGAGTTACGGAGATGATGAGTTTCTAGAGATGGCCTGCGAGAGGCTATACACAATCATCATTGGTAGCTTTATTGCTATCATTGTATGCATCTGTGTATGCCCTGTTTGGATTGGAGAAACTCTGCAGAACCAAATAGCTAACAATTTGGAAAAGCTTGGGAATTTCTTAGAAG GATTTGGTAGGGAATACTTCAGATTGCCAGAGGAAGGACATTCCACGGATGATAAATCATTTCTTTACGGGTATAAAAGCGTTCTGACATCCAAAGACAAGGAAGAAACTATG GCCAATTTAGCGAGATGGGAACTTTGGCACTATCGTTTTGGGTTCCGTCATCCTTGGAATCGTTACCTTAAAGTTGGAACCTTGACTCGGCAGTGTGCCTACAAACTTGAAGACCTCAACAGCTACCTCAAGTACTTTGAGATCCAA ACACCCACCGAGTTCCGAAGAGAAATGCAAGAGCCATGCATAAAGATTTGTTCAGAATCTGGCAAAGCACTGAAGGAATTAGCATCAGCGATCAAAAAAATAAGACAGTCAACATCAGTTAATTTCCATGTTGCAAACTTAAAAATTGCAGCCGAGAATCTCAAGTCCTTGCTCAACACTTCCACTTTTGAAAATGCCAATCTCCGAGAGATTATACCAACTGCTGCAGTCGGATTAATTCTAATCGACATTGTGCCATGCACTGAGAAAATCGTGGAGGCCTTTCAGGAATTAGCCTCTCGCGCACGATTCGAGAGGATGGACGACAGAGTTTCACCGAGCAACGACGTATAA